Proteins encoded together in one Methanorbis furvi window:
- a CDS encoding aminotransferase class V-fold PLP-dependent enzyme, producing the protein MPHEYKKYPHQRKNQSAKKQHQRQPKEKPQRKEVKPGYYVAADSDDYLTKHLYWCPRCNVPLVAKTCSCDAETIKIPLQQPYDIRPVLKADYDLLQKLITDRFGPRVTLPKVMVFNKAGGLDRNELVIANGVRFAWLWFDPVSRSFRLDIEAEALPYLIGKAEKNIINLETAAENLPTGRLGGKKVAAVADATDGVVILKYKSKYGTGILKDGFVRIKELVQVEQKSGMPNPSWDEVVERNAFHLKNMERTAVREIKQNLGLAPVANCSFSGGKDSTAVWQIAQKAGVTDAFFIDTGLEFPETVEFVKSQNVRMIQKAGDFWQAVEKAGPPGKDHRWCCKLLKLNPLKVHLAETGPCVTVQGNRWYESWSRASLDAVSQNPNNPMQINLSPIRSWRALDVFLYLWLREVPYNSLYERGYERIGCYLCPAMLESELATMHETHPAMAGRWDEFLNRWAADRGLPPEFVSWGLWRWKDLPPKMKELVREANLDLSEKPVKRSTPSSVAHLMPEGKAVDVVDVEPAESPAEALLPLTNWEAVRSQFPILGDLMYLDNAATSFAPEPVLAAMDQFERTYRANVGRGVHRLTRIASQKYWHAHEIVADFINGTAGTTVFVKNTTEAVTTIARGLDWKTGDCVVTTILEHHSNLLPWRALEKYGVTVRVVGLKPDLTLDMDALRDAMDDSVRLVAVTQASNVTGTVVPVAEIAKLCKKHGSLLAVDAAQSVPHMPVDVVALGADFVSFSGHKMCGPTGTGVLWMKNPILEPLFVGGGMVEQVGEDSFTLTEGFHRYEAGTPNIAGGIGLGAAAVFLKDIGMQNIEARERELTNRLIEKLSAVPGVKLYVPADPKQRIGVVSFTIPGISPHEAAAYLDDEAGIMVRSGMHCAEPLMRYLECPEGTIRASIAFYNTESEIDTLAATIQEIAG; encoded by the coding sequence GTGCCGCACGAATACAAAAAATATCCGCACCAGAGAAAAAATCAGTCTGCAAAAAAGCAGCATCAGCGCCAGCCAAAGGAAAAACCCCAGCGAAAGGAGGTTAAGCCGGGTTATTACGTCGCCGCGGACAGCGACGATTACCTGACCAAACATCTCTACTGGTGTCCAAGATGCAACGTCCCTCTTGTTGCAAAAACCTGCTCGTGCGATGCCGAGACAATTAAGATTCCTCTCCAGCAACCGTACGACATCCGTCCGGTGCTGAAGGCAGATTATGATCTGCTCCAAAAACTCATCACCGACAGATTTGGTCCCCGCGTGACGCTGCCCAAAGTGATGGTGTTCAACAAGGCAGGCGGTCTTGACCGAAACGAGCTGGTGATCGCAAACGGCGTGCGGTTTGCATGGCTGTGGTTTGATCCCGTATCCCGCAGTTTCCGTCTGGATATTGAAGCTGAGGCACTGCCTTATCTCATCGGCAAAGCAGAGAAAAATATCATCAACCTTGAGACCGCAGCGGAAAATCTTCCAACCGGAAGACTTGGCGGCAAGAAAGTTGCCGCAGTCGCTGATGCAACCGACGGCGTTGTCATCCTGAAGTACAAATCAAAGTACGGTACCGGAATTTTGAAGGACGGATTTGTCCGCATCAAAGAGCTGGTGCAGGTTGAGCAAAAGTCCGGCATGCCCAACCCGTCATGGGATGAGGTTGTGGAGCGCAATGCATTCCATCTGAAAAATATGGAACGCACCGCGGTTCGCGAGATCAAACAGAACCTCGGGCTTGCACCGGTTGCAAACTGTTCCTTCTCCGGCGGCAAGGACAGCACAGCAGTCTGGCAGATTGCGCAGAAAGCAGGAGTAACCGACGCGTTCTTCATCGACACCGGCCTTGAGTTCCCGGAAACCGTCGAGTTTGTGAAAAGTCAGAACGTGCGCATGATCCAAAAAGCCGGCGACTTCTGGCAGGCAGTTGAAAAAGCCGGACCGCCGGGCAAGGATCACCGCTGGTGCTGCAAGCTCCTGAAGCTTAATCCCCTCAAGGTGCATCTTGCCGAGACCGGTCCCTGCGTCACGGTCCAGGGCAACCGCTGGTATGAGTCATGGAGCCGGGCTTCGCTTGATGCGGTCTCGCAGAATCCGAACAATCCCATGCAGATCAACCTCTCGCCGATCAGATCATGGCGTGCGCTGGATGTGTTTTTGTACCTGTGGCTTCGCGAGGTTCCCTACAACTCTCTGTACGAACGGGGATACGAACGCATCGGCTGTTATCTCTGCCCCGCAATGCTTGAGTCAGAGCTTGCCACCATGCACGAGACGCATCCGGCAATGGCCGGACGGTGGGATGAGTTCCTGAACCGCTGGGCTGCGGACCGCGGCCTTCCGCCCGAGTTTGTCAGCTGGGGTCTGTGGAGATGGAAGGATCTTCCGCCGAAGATGAAGGAGCTTGTCCGCGAGGCGAACCTTGATCTCTCGGAAAAACCGGTGAAGCGAAGCACACCGTCATCGGTTGCCCATCTGATGCCTGAAGGAAAGGCAGTCGATGTGGTGGATGTTGAGCCGGCAGAGTCTCCGGCAGAGGCTTTGCTGCCTCTGACAAACTGGGAAGCAGTCCGGTCACAGTTCCCCATCCTCGGGGATCTGATGTATCTTGACAACGCGGCCACCTCGTTTGCTCCGGAGCCGGTTCTTGCGGCAATGGATCAGTTCGAGAGAACTTATCGGGCGAATGTGGGCCGCGGCGTCCATCGGCTGACGAGAATTGCGAGCCAGAAGTACTGGCATGCGCATGAGATTGTTGCTGACTTCATCAACGGAACCGCAGGAACGACCGTGTTTGTGAAGAACACCACCGAAGCAGTGACAACGATCGCCCGCGGTCTTGACTGGAAGACAGGCGACTGCGTGGTCACAACCATTCTCGAGCACCACTCAAACCTTCTGCCCTGGCGTGCTCTGGAGAAGTACGGGGTCACCGTTCGCGTCGTCGGACTCAAACCTGATCTGACGCTTGACATGGACGCTCTCAGGGACGCGATGGATGACTCGGTCCGGCTTGTTGCGGTTACGCAGGCTTCGAATGTGACCGGCACAGTTGTTCCGGTCGCAGAGATTGCAAAGCTCTGCAAAAAACACGGGTCACTTCTCGCGGTCGATGCAGCCCAGTCAGTTCCGCATATGCCAGTCGATGTGGTTGCGCTCGGTGCAGACTTTGTCTCCTTCTCAGGCCACAAGATGTGCGGGCCTACGGGAACCGGCGTTCTCTGGATGAAAAATCCGATTCTTGAACCGTTGTTCGTCGGCGGCGGCATGGTGGAGCAGGTAGGCGAGGACTCATTTACCCTCACCGAAGGCTTCCACCGCTATGAAGCAGGAACGCCGAACATCGCGGGAGGCATTGGTCTTGGAGCTGCCGCAGTGTTTTTGAAAGATATCGGCATGCAGAACATCGAAGCCCGCGAGCGGGAACTTACGAATCGTCTGATCGAAAAACTTTCGGCAGTGCCCGGGGTAAAACTCTACGTTCCAGCCGACCCCAAACAGCGGATCGGTGTTGTATCGTTTACGATTCCCGGCATCTCGCCGCACGAAGCTGCGGCATATCTGGATGATGAGGCGGGCATCATGGTGCGGTCCGGCATGCACTGCGCCGAACCTCTGATGCGGTATCTGGAGTGCCCGGAAGGAACCATTCGTGCGAGCATTGCGTTCTACAACACCGAGAGCGAGATAGACACGCTTGCGGCAACGATTCAGGAGATTGCGGGATGA
- a CDS encoding DUF4013 domain-containing protein, producing the protein MEHAEIIASAYTFTKNAFFSINHLPRWIVLFFYIVGPIIVGFIAATIVLQLIVLPILVSLLVGPDFGFTPEVLSGLLGYFAVLIGLACVFFVPLMQGYCYRLFRTGDTMPDTGNLWGLFFNGWRINITLFIYAIPLFVISLIYMLVFMYLFPDTGLYSAADVLELEGMMYVGTVFSYAAVQFVTTLIIILFACVGITHLCRTGSIREAVNLRKVADIIGKIGWYDYILSLVIMSILYLMITFVTMSLGQLFLNNVFIIGVLAVLYIFVLVPITVFFIKYLSIVYDTAFQPEEADTEEFDFF; encoded by the coding sequence ATGGAACACGCAGAGATCATCGCCAGCGCTTATACCTTTACGAAAAATGCGTTCTTCAGTATCAACCATCTTCCACGGTGGATTGTGCTGTTCTTCTATATCGTGGGTCCTATCATTGTCGGATTTATTGCGGCCACGATCGTTTTACAGCTGATTGTGCTGCCAATTCTGGTGAGCCTTCTTGTCGGTCCGGATTTTGGTTTTACTCCTGAAGTCCTCTCAGGCCTGTTGGGATATTTTGCGGTTCTGATCGGTCTTGCCTGCGTGTTTTTTGTTCCGCTGATGCAGGGCTACTGTTACCGCTTGTTCCGCACGGGCGATACGATGCCTGACACCGGCAACCTCTGGGGTCTGTTCTTCAATGGATGGAGAATCAATATTACGCTCTTCATCTATGCGATTCCGCTGTTTGTTATTTCGCTTATCTACATGCTTGTCTTCATGTATCTTTTCCCTGATACCGGTCTCTACTCTGCGGCTGATGTTCTGGAGCTGGAGGGGATGATGTATGTGGGAACAGTGTTCTCGTATGCGGCAGTTCAGTTTGTGACAACGTTAATCATTATTCTGTTTGCCTGTGTGGGTATCACGCATCTGTGCAGAACCGGTTCGATTCGCGAGGCGGTGAATCTGAGAAAGGTTGCAGATATTATCGGCAAGATTGGCTGGTATGATTACATTCTTTCGCTTGTGATCATGAGCATTCTGTATCTGATGATTACGTTTGTTACGATGTCGCTCGGACAGTTGTTTTTGAACAATGTTTTCATTATCGGGGTGCTGGCGGTTCTCTACATCTTTGTCTTAGTGCCGATTACGGTGTTCTTTATCAAGTATCTGTCCATTGTTTATGATACGGCGTTCCAGCCTGAGGAAGCCGATACTGAGGAGTTTGATTTCTTCTAA
- a CDS encoding MFS transporter: MNFSSLFRLSLFLGVFAAMALSNAVVPVLTDITEDPALQGAVYSAYFFGAFLMVFPAGWMSDRFGRTPLVRAGLFGTFAAAVLLWLSYPDPTAAVLLRFLEGLFTGMFVSAAMAFVNSGKDHKRLAGGFVALMNLGMVAGLVVSGGIASVQIYAGVLLFGILTGEAGLLSLGLKDDATFSPAVSSAAKIWNIAVYHKWLWFAMMIFCGTTGVVISMYPELSGFTAEMNGIITALMSVATAICVYTASRMRFSDSLSIIRTAGILLALSVPVVLLHPVGMILVGAVFGVITVAVLNYIAETKQPQGVMNGLFNMTQYAGMAALPFAAGILVLPIGYLGVFAATAVLNVLAGLLVVKCPCYVR, translated from the coding sequence ATGAACTTCAGCAGTCTGTTTCGCTTATCACTTTTTTTAGGAGTGTTTGCAGCAATGGCTCTGTCAAATGCAGTCGTTCCAGTCCTCACCGATATCACAGAGGACCCTGCACTCCAGGGCGCAGTCTACTCAGCCTACTTCTTCGGAGCATTTCTTATGGTGTTTCCCGCAGGATGGATGTCTGACAGATTCGGCAGAACACCATTAGTGCGGGCAGGACTTTTCGGAACATTTGCCGCAGCAGTACTGCTCTGGCTCTCGTACCCGGATCCGACAGCAGCAGTTCTGCTGAGATTTCTGGAAGGATTGTTTACCGGCATGTTCGTCTCCGCAGCCATGGCGTTTGTGAACTCAGGAAAGGATCACAAGCGGCTTGCCGGCGGTTTTGTTGCGCTGATGAATCTTGGAATGGTGGCAGGTCTTGTGGTGAGCGGCGGCATTGCATCGGTTCAGATATATGCAGGAGTTCTGCTCTTCGGAATTCTTACGGGAGAAGCAGGACTCCTCAGCCTCGGCCTCAAAGACGATGCAACATTTTCTCCTGCGGTATCATCTGCCGCAAAGATATGGAACATTGCCGTCTACCACAAATGGCTCTGGTTTGCGATGATGATCTTCTGCGGAACAACCGGTGTGGTAATCTCGATGTATCCTGAGCTATCAGGATTTACTGCTGAGATGAACGGCATCATAACAGCACTGATGAGTGTGGCAACAGCGATTTGTGTCTACACAGCGTCAAGAATGCGGTTTTCAGACTCGCTCTCGATCATACGAACTGCAGGCATTCTGCTTGCACTCTCAGTTCCTGTTGTGCTGCTGCACCCGGTCGGCATGATCCTTGTCGGTGCGGTGTTTGGCGTGATTACAGTTGCAGTGCTGAATTATATTGCAGAGACCAAGCAGCCGCAGGGAGTGATGAACGGGCTTTTCAATATGACCCAGTATGCAGGGATGGCGGCGCTGCCATTCGCGGCAGGCATACTGGTCCTTCCGATCGGATACTTGGGTGTGTTTGCGGCAACCGCCGTGCTGAACGTGCTTGCGGGTCTTCTGGTGGTCAAGTGTCCGTGTTACGTTAGGTAG